The bacterium genome contains the following window.
CGATCCAGGATGTCACGCGGGTCGCGACCGGTCCGGGGGATCTCGTCTTTTTCACCGGCCACGATGATCTGGCGGCGGACCTGGTGCCGCAGGTAGTTGCGAGTGGCGCACTGGTGATCGACAATTCCGCGACTTTTCGTCAGGAGCCGTATGTCCCCCTGGTGGTCCCGGAGGTCAACGGCGCGGCACTTCAGCAGCATCAGGGACTCATCGCGAATCCCAACTGCACCACCATCACGTTTGTGGTGCCGCTCGCAGCATTGCAGGCCGCCTATGGTCTGTGCTGGGTGAGTGTGGCGAGCTATCAGGCAATTTCCGGGGCTGGAACAGCGGCGTATGAAGATTTCCAGCAACGGCATGTGGAGATCGCATTGGAGGGTCGGAACAGTGATGCGTCCCGGCTGCCCCTGAACGTCATTCCGGCTATCGGGAGTGTCGGGGCGGATGGGAGTACGAGCGAAGAGACCAAGATGCGGCTGGAGACCCGCAAGATTTTGGGACTGCCGGACCTGCCGGTCTTTGGGACAGCAGTCCGGGTTCCGGTGCAGGTGGGGCATCTTTGTGCGGTGCATGTAGCGGTCGAGCGCGTACCGGCGGATGCCGATGCGGTCCGGGCGCTGCTGGCGTCAGCACCAGGGGTCGTGGTGCAGGATGACCCGGCGACGGGGCTCTGGCCGACGCCGGTGGGTGTCGCGGGCACTGATCCGGTGGCGGTGGGTCGCGTGCGTTTGCTGGAAGATGGGGTTATTGGGCTGGTGGCAGCGGCAGACAATCTGCGGAAAGGGGCCGCGCTGAACGCGATTCAGATCGCGGAGGCCCTCCTCGCGCTCCCGGACTAAGGCGTCCCGGAGTCAAGACACGCCCGCAGCGCTGTCGCCTGCCGGATCCTCAGTTTCTCCCTCAAGTCAGATAGAATGGGAAGTTGCCCGCCGGATCGAGATGGCGGGCGATCCTGTGTCTGGCAAGGAGCCGGTGTCTCTCATGGCTGCCCCGACTTTTCGTGCTGTCTGTAAACCCGATCTCATCCTCACCGAGGAAGAGACCATCTTGCGGTTCTGGCAGGAGCACCGGATTTTCGAGCGGACCCTGGAAGCGACGGCTGACAAGCCGGCCTGGATCTTTTATGAGGGGCCGCCGACCGCCAACGGCGCTCCCCATGCCGGGCATGTCATCACCCGGGCCATGAAGGACCTCTTCCCCCGCTTCAAAACGATGCAGGGCTTCCATGTCGCGCGGAAGGCGGGCTGGGATACCCACGGGTTGCCGGTGGAGATCGAGGTCGAGAAAACACTGGGACTCTTCGACCACCGGGCCATCGAGGACTACGGGGTCGAGGCGTTCGCCGAAAAGTGCCGGGAGTCGGTCTGGAAGTATCTGGACAAGTGGCAGGACCTGACCACCCGGATGGCCTACTGGATCGACATGGAGCGGCCCTATGTGACCTACTACCGGGACTACATCGAGTCTCTCTGGTGGATCATCCAGCAGATTCATAAGGCCGATTTGCTCTACCTGGGGCACAAAGTGGTGCCGTATTGCTGGCGCTGCGGATCGCCCCTGTCGAGCCATGAAGTCGCCCAGGGCTACAAGGACGTGCAGGACCCTTCGTTGACCGTGCTTTTTAAGCGGGTCGGGGAGGCGGACAGCTACTTCCTCGCCTGGACCACCACCCCCTGGACTCTCCCCAGCAACATGGCGCTGGCGGTAGGACCGGGCATCGACTATGTCCGGGTTCGGCTGGCCGATGGCCGGGAAGTGACACTCGCCGAATCCCGGGCGGCGGCGGTCCTGGGAGAGGCGTACACCGAAGAGGCGGTCCTCCGGCGCATGAAAGGGAAGGCCCTGGAGGGCGCCCGGTACGAGCCGCTGTATGACGTCAGTGATCGCTGCCCTGAAGCGGGACAGGCGCACTATGTGGTGGCGGCAGATTTCGTGACGACCAGCGACGGCACCGGTATCGTGCACATCGCGCCGGGGTATGGCGAGGACGACTTCCAGGTCGGGCTGGGGCAGGGGATCCCCATGGTCCAGCGGGTGAGTGGCGATGGTCACTTCACCGCCGATGCGCCGGAGTTCCTGCGGGGGCTCTACTTCAAGGAGGCCGATAAGCCGGTCATCCAGGACCTCAAAGCACGCGGACAGGTCTGGGCGCAGCAGACCTACCAGCACAACTACCCCCATTGCTATCGTCACGATGTGCCGCTGATCTATATGGCGACCGAAACCTGGTTCATCCGGACCACAGCGGTCCGGGACCTGTTGCTGGAAGCCAACCGGCAGATCCACTGGGTCCCGGAGACTATCGGGACCGGTCGCTTTGGGAACTTCCTGGAGAACAATGTCGACTGGGCGCTCTCCCGGAATCGCTTCTGGGGGACCCCGTTGCCGATCTGGACCGGGCGGACCGATGATGGGACCGATGTGATCCGGGTCGTGGGGAGCCTGAAGGAGCTGGAGTCGCTCTGCGGTCGGGACCTCAGCGGCGTAGACCTCCACCGGCCGTTCATTGATGCCGTGACCTTCCAGGACCCGGAGCATGGCTGCGACATGCGCCGGGTGGAGATGGTGGCGGACTGCTGGTTCGATTCCGGTGCGATGCCGATCGCGCAGGCGGACTGGCCGCGCAAGAAGAGCGCCGATGGCGGACTCGTCACCGGGTACCCCGCGGACTTCATCTGCGAAGCGATCGATCAGACCCGGGGCTGGTTCTACACCCTGCACGCGATCGCCTGCCTGCTGCATCACATCGCGAATCGCCCGGAGCAACTGGAGAATCCGGACCTGGCACCGTTCCGCGCCTCGCCCATCAGCTACCGGAACTGCCTCGTGCTGGGACACGTCCTCGACAAAGAGGGCCTGAAGATGTCCAAGTCCAAGGGGAATGTCGTTGACTCGATGGAGGTCATCAGCGAGTTTGGCGCGGATGCCATGCGCTGGTACTTCTATGGCAACACCGATCCCTGGACCCCTCAGCGGTACTACAAAGATGGTGTCCGGGAAGCGAACCGGCAGTTCCTGCTGATGCTCCGGAATGTCGCGAGCTTCTTCGCCACCTACGCCACCATCGATGGCTACGACCCGACACAGCCGGTCGCCGGACCCTTGCCGGAGCTCGATCGCTGGATTCTGTCGCGTCTGCAGGGGACCATCCGGACGGTCACTGAATCACTGGAACGAATCGATGTCCTCCCGGCGGCACAGGCGCTGGTCCAGTTCACGGATCATCTCTCGAACTGGTGGCTCCGCCGGAGCCGGCATCGCTTCTGGAGTGGCACCCGGGGCGTGGAGAAGTGGACCGCGTACTCCACCCTGCATACCTGCCTCGCGACACTCAGCCGGCTGATCGCGCCCTTTACGCCGTTCCTGGCTGAAGAACTGCATCAGGGACTGGTGCGGGTCGCGGACCCCACCGCAGCGGAGTCGGTCCATCTGCTCTCCTGGCCCGTCGCGGACCCCTCGCTGGAGGATGCTGCCCTGGAGAGTGCGATGGCGACGGTCCTGCAGGTGGTGACCCTCGGACGCGCCGCCCGGGCCCATCATCAGTTGCGGGTTCGACAGCCCCTGCGCCGCCTCGAAGTCATCGTGGCGGATCCTTCCCAGCGGGCGGCGATTGAGCAGCACGCGAAGGTCATTGGCGAAGAGCTGAATGTCGAGCTGGTAGAGCTCGCGACCAATCCCGATGACTACGTCACCTTCAGTGCGAAGCCGCTCTTCCCGGTACTGGGACCCCGCTTTGGGAAAGCGATGAAGGATGTCGCTGCGGCGGTCGCCGCGCTCCCCAAGACGCAGATCCAGCAGATCGCGCTGGGGACCATCGAGACCGTGGAGATCCCGGTGGCCAGTGAGACGGCAATCCTGAGTCGTGACGAGCTGGAGCTCCGGGTCGAGGCCCGGGAGGGGTATGTCGCGGAGATG
Protein-coding sequences here:
- the asd gene encoding Aspartate-semialdehyde dehydrogenase, which translates into the protein MSRFTRLLIMGATGLVGRELLRLLAEREFPCPELVVAASPASAGRPLHQGDRRLTIQDVTRVATGPGDLVFFTGHDDLAADLVPQVVASGALVIDNSATFRQEPYVPLVVPEVNGAALQQHQGLIANPNCTTITFVVPLAALQAAYGLCWVSVASYQAISGAGTAAYEDFQQRHVEIALEGRNSDASRLPLNVIPAIGSVGADGSTSEETKMRLETRKILGLPDLPVFGTAVRVPVQVGHLCAVHVAVERVPADADAVRALLASAPGVVVQDDPATGLWPTPVGVAGTDPVAVGRVRLLEDGVIGLVAAADNLRKGAALNAIQIAEALLALPD
- the ileS gene encoding Isoleucine--tRNA ligase, producing MAGDPVSGKEPVSLMAAPTFRAVCKPDLILTEEETILRFWQEHRIFERTLEATADKPAWIFYEGPPTANGAPHAGHVITRAMKDLFPRFKTMQGFHVARKAGWDTHGLPVEIEVEKTLGLFDHRAIEDYGVEAFAEKCRESVWKYLDKWQDLTTRMAYWIDMERPYVTYYRDYIESLWWIIQQIHKADLLYLGHKVVPYCWRCGSPLSSHEVAQGYKDVQDPSLTVLFKRVGEADSYFLAWTTTPWTLPSNMALAVGPGIDYVRVRLADGREVTLAESRAAAVLGEAYTEEAVLRRMKGKALEGARYEPLYDVSDRCPEAGQAHYVVAADFVTTSDGTGIVHIAPGYGEDDFQVGLGQGIPMVQRVSGDGHFTADAPEFLRGLYFKEADKPVIQDLKARGQVWAQQTYQHNYPHCYRHDVPLIYMATETWFIRTTAVRDLLLEANRQIHWVPETIGTGRFGNFLENNVDWALSRNRFWGTPLPIWTGRTDDGTDVIRVVGSLKELESLCGRDLSGVDLHRPFIDAVTFQDPEHGCDMRRVEMVADCWFDSGAMPIAQADWPRKKSADGGLVTGYPADFICEAIDQTRGWFYTLHAIACLLHHIANRPEQLENPDLAPFRASPISYRNCLVLGHVLDKEGLKMSKSKGNVVDSMEVISEFGADAMRWYFYGNTDPWTPQRYYKDGVREANRQFLLMLRNVASFFATYATIDGYDPTQPVAGPLPELDRWILSRLQGTIRTVTESLERIDVLPAAQALVQFTDHLSNWWLRRSRHRFWSGTRGVEKWTAYSTLHTCLATLSRLIAPFTPFLAEELHQGLVRVADPTAAESVHLLSWPVADPSLEDAALESAMATVLQVVTLGRAARAHHQLRVRQPLRRLEVIVADPSQRAAIEQHAKVIGEELNVELVELATNPDDYVTFSAKPLFPVLGPRFGKAMKDVAAAVAALPKTQIQQIALGTIETVEIPVASETAILSRDELELRVEAREGYVAEMAGGLSVVLDTHITEVLRRKGWAREVVHLVSEVRKQHDLPYQARIQVQLITDAPLAAAVELHREYVMGETLMATLKVLGPEASLAPDCQITESGDIEGHPVQVGLVILPVEAGIAT